The genomic DNA AAGACAGGAAAATCGAAAATGGCTGTTTCATTTTTGATTTTTCTGGCTTATGCCCGAAGTGTTGCTTCTTGAACATCATTTATCATAGGTTATGAGAAAGCCGGTCAGCTCCGAATAGTAAGGCGGAAATTGGGAAATAGCTTCTCATATTTTTTCAATTTTCGCCTTACTATTGAAGGAGTTTGCTTACCTTGTTCGTTTAGCTTCTTAACCCTCTACCTTTATTGATCAAGTACCAACACGTTGAATACAGCACTACGATGAACAGTACAAGGATCGCAATCGAAATGACGATTGGCACATCTGTGGTGCCTAAGAAACCATAACGGAAACTTGAGATCATATAAACAATTGGATTTACTTTCGAGATGGCTTGCCAAATCGGTGGCAACATCGAAATTGAATAAAACACCCCGCCAAGATAAGTCAAAGGTTGTAACACAAACGTTGGTACAATGGACACATCATCATAAGATTGGGCGAAAATCCCATTGATCAAACCAGCAAGCGAGAATAAGATAGCGGTCATCAATAGTGTTAATACAACGATCGTCCATGAATAGACATGTAATGGTACAAAAAATAGAGAAATCATTGTGACTAATGCACCGACCAAGACACTCCGTCCCAACCCACCGATCACAAATCCCCAGATGATGACATGTGTTGGGACAGGGGCAACTAAAATCTCTTCGATATTCTTTTGGAATTTTTGTGAAAAGAACGAAGAAGAAACATTTGAATAAGAGCTTGTGATGGCGGACATCATGATCAATCCTGGAACAATAAATTCCATGTAGGAGAAACCACCCATATCACCGATTCGGCCTCCGATCATTTTCCCAAAGATGATAAAATACAAAGACGTAGTGATCACTGGTGGTACTAGCGTTTGTACCCAGATACGCATATAGCGATTGGTTTCTTTGATTGCTAAACTTTTTAATGCAGTAAAATAAAGATTAAACATTTTTCTTCGTTGCCTCCATATGATAAGTTTCTTCCGTAATTTTCAAGAAAAGTTCTTCTAAGCGATTGGATTTATTGCGCATAGACAAGACTTTGATCCCTTGCGCACTTAACTGTTCAAAGATCCCATTCACTCCTTGATCACGCTCCACTTCAACCGCAAGTGTGCGTTCATCTTCTAAGATACTTGTATAGCCAATGATCTCTGGCTTTTTATCATAAGGTGCTAAGTCAAAGATAAACGTTTCAAACTGTAATTTGGAAAGCAAGGCTTTCATAGAAGTATTCTCAATCAGTTCACCCGATTGGATGATTCCAATATTCCGACAAAGCATTTCTGCTTCTTCCAAATAATGTGTCGTCAAAATGATCGTTGTTCCTGCGTTATTCAATTCACGTAGAAATTCCCACATTTCTCGTCTTAATTCAATGTCGACACCCGCTGTGGGTTCATCTAGAATCAATAATTTGGGTTCATGCATCAATGCACGGGCAATCATCAATCGTCGTTTCATCCCACCTGAAAGCATCCGCGCACGAACATTGCGTTTCTCCCACAAATTAGATTGTTTAAGGTATTTTTCACTACGTTTCAATGCTTCATTACGGGATACACCATAGTAACCCGCCTGATTCACGACGATTTGTTGCACCGTTTCAAACGGATTGAAATTGAATTCTTGGGGCACTAAGCCGATTTGTTGTTTTGCTCGTACTAAATCTGTATCCAGATCATAGCCAAATACTTTCACTTTTCCCGATGTCTTATTCACTAATGAAGTGATAATCCCGATCGTTGTTGATTTCCCTGCGCCATTTGGTCCCAGTAGTGCATAAAAATCGCCTTCTTCAACCGTCAGATCGATGCCTCGGAGTGCTTCCACACCTGTCCCATATATTTTTCTTAACTCATTTATCTCAAGAGCATATGTCATTTTTTACTAACTCTCCTTATTTTGTCTGATTTACTATTTTAGCATGTAAAGAGGTTGTGAGAAAGCCGTTAAGCTCCGAATAGTAAGGCGGAAATTGAGAAAATAGTTTCTCATATTTTTTCAATTTTTGACTTACTATTGAAGGAGTTGGCTTTCGAACACCGTTTATCTAGGTTGTGAGAAAGCCGTTAAGCTCCATGCAATAAGATGAAAATGAAAAAACCACAAGTCCTTCCAGAAAATAATTCTGTCGTCTCTGTGGTTTTCACTATCAATGATGGTTTTTAACTAAATACTTTCAGTTTGGGCTTATTTCTTACTCCACTACCCGCCATTGACGATGTTGATCAAAAAAGGCAGCTTCTGCTTGAGCCTCTTTCACGATTGCTGTAGGATACTTCAACACATCTAACAAGGCGATGGCATTTCTTGTCTTTGCAGGCCCTTGTTTTAATTTAAAGTCAAAGCTGATTCCTTTTTCAGGAGTTACTTGCTCTTCAAAATGGACATTGGCACAATCTTTTTTCAAGATCTCAGTCAGTTCGATATCGTGTGTTGCGACAAAGGCTAAAGAAGGGTAGTCGCTCAACCAATTCACGATAGCTGCCGAAGACGCGATCCGTTCAATGGTGTTTGTCCCTTTCAAGATCTCATCGACAAAGCAATAGCAACGTTCTTTGGTTTCCACTTGCTGTAATAAGCGCTTGATCGATTTGATTTCTGAAACAAAGTAACTATCGCCTTCAAATAAATTATCTTCGATCGCCATCGAGGTCAAGACATGACCGGGTTGGATCGTGAAAGATTCGGCTAAAGTAGTTTGGATCGTTTGTGCTAAGATACAGTTGATGGCAATACTTTTGACGTACGTTGATTTTCCTGAAGCATTCGAGCCAGTGACCAATGTGTTCTGTTGCCAATCGATTGGATTGACGACTGCCTCTGCAATCAGAGGATGATACGTATCCTCTGCCATGATCCCGCCTTCTGCAAAGACTGGTTGACAAGAATAGGGCATGTAAGTGCGATAATTCAACACTGCCGCAGCTACTTCTAACTCTCCTAGTAATTGCCATAATTGAATCGCTTGTTCCGTTTTCTTTTCCAATCGACTAATGACAAAATGATACGAAATAAATGGCAACATGAACATCATATTGAAGTAGTCAAAAAACAACTCCGCTTCTGAGCCATTTTTCACTCGAAATGAAAAACCGAACTTAGGGATTTCTTTTAAAGGCTGAACATTTTTTTGTAACTCTGCTTGTAACGGTGTGGCAAACGTGGCAATTTTTTTCGCCGCAGAAATCGTAGAAACAAGATAGCTCATACTATTAAGTTCTGTTTCGAGTGTTTGCTTTTTTATCAAGTAATAAACCGTATTGAATAACACACTAATGATCGCGATATAAATGCCGATCACTTGTCCAAGTAAAAACAAGCCTAAACCAATGAGTGGTAACATGCCTAAAAAGGCAAATAGCCCAATATGACCAATTCTTTTGCTTTTGCCATCTGCTAAGTATTGTTTGGCAAAATTCCGGTCTTTTTTTCCAAGTCGTGCAAATTGATATTGGATTTCTTCTCTCAACTTAGGATTTTCTTGGTAGAAAGTAATCAACTTTTCTAGACGCTGATCTTGTCCAAAATCAAAATTACGCAGTCGCTGATAAAGCGCTTCTGAACCCACACTTGAATACGTATGATTGACCGTTTCGAATACTTCAAACATATCTAGGTCATACCAAGTCAAGTCATCGACTTCACTGTCCCACGTACGAAACTTTTTTTCTGTCTGCCAAGCTTCTTTTAAGCTCTCTTCCTTATCAAATCGTACTTGATATGGAAGCTTCCCCCATTTGTAACGGACATCTGCTCTTAATTTCTTTCGCGAATTGATTTCTAAGACAATTAAGATTCCAATGATGCCGACGATCAGGAGCATGATAAATTCTGTTTGACTCATAAATTTTCTCCAATCTATTGAATACTTTAAGTATAGCACTGATTGGAAACATAAATGGAGTTATAAAAAAAACTATCCTTCTTTTTCGCCGTATTCATGTTGATTCTAGACACCAACTGATTCCATCGAAAAGTACCTTTTGATTTCCTTCATGTTGCAATCCTTCTGAAAAATGTGTAGGAGTCATACAAAAAACTTTACCTTTGCCATACAGATGTCGCCAAGCGGCGATTGATTCACCATAGTGAGAATAGCTGTGCATCAGAACTTCCGTTTCTCCTATAGCTACTTCAGTGAAATAGTGTTCGTCCCATATTTTGTAAGATTTACCGTTTGGTTCTCGATAGGTTACTTCTGTAGGTTTGGGATGATGAAGGAAGCGCCCCCGCAACATCTCACTAAAAGCAGAGTGGATCGGGTAGCTAGAAAGTCCTGAATGATAGGCAATCAGGCTTCCGCCACTCGCTACATACTCGGTGATCAACTGATCATATGTTTCATTTAACCAAAAAGCGTCATTTGTTTCGGGCGCTAACCGATTTTCCTTTGAAAGGAGGAATAAATCAGGTTGCTCATGTAATGCTTTGGTTAGTTGCTCGATCGTCAGATCAGTCATCTTTAGTTCTTGTGGGAAGTACTTAGAGATCCCCTGAAAATAGTTGACTAACGGATCATGCGGATGGTAAGAATCGCCTAACAACGCGATCATTTTTTTCACTAGGAACACACTCCTTTCACTTAGGTACTCGTTTATTATTTTTCATACATGTGACAAATTTCCTTTGTACATTCGTATACTTTACGATAACGCGCATACACCTTTTGGTAAACTTCCACTTGTTGCGGGTTCGGTTGCACAGGGGATTGGTAGGAAACAAAAACACTTGCACATTCGTTCAAATCAGTAAACCAGCCACAGCCTACTGCTGCTAACATAGCGGCACCAAGCCCAGGTCCTTGTTCGGTGGTTAAAGTAACGATTGGTCGATTGAAAATGTCCGCTTGCATTTGGAGCCACGTCTGATTTTTTGCGCCGCCACCGACTGATACGATTGTTTCGATTTTTTGTTGTGTCATCTCTTCCATGATCTCTTGGGAGTCCTTTAGAGAGAAGGTGATCCCTTCTAGCACGCTACGGGTAAAATGTTTCAACTCGTGTTGCGTATCTATCCCAATAAAGCTTCCTCTGATTTGGCTATCACTGTAAGGCGTCCGTTCCCCTACGATATAAGGAGTGAACAATAAGCCATTACTGCCTGCATCAACGCTTCCGATTTCTGATAGCAACTCGCTGAATGAACGATTAGGAGCAAAGCGCTGTTTGAACCAACTCAAGCTGTCGCCAGCTGCTAAGGTCACACCCATGGAATACGCGGCGCCTGAGGCATGTTGGAAGAGATGAAGCTTTCCTTGATAGTCTCTGTCCACATTCTTTTCGTATCGAAGGAATACTCCGCTTGTACCGATGGAACATAGTCCCAGACCTTCTTCTAAAATACCAGCGCCAACAGCGCCACAGGCATTGTCGGCACCGCCTGCGATTACTTTGACTGGCTTGGTAAAGCCGTATCTTTCTTTTAATTCCTCTCTCAATGTCCCCACCACTTCAGTAGAAGCCACTAAAGAAGGTAAGATGGCTGGGTCGATCCCAAATACTTCTAAGATTTCTTCGTCCCACTGCTTCGTTTCTTGATTCAGCAGTAGCGTTCCAGCCGCATCTGAATCGTCCATATGATACGAACCGGTCAACCAGAAACGCAAATAATCTTTCGGTAATTGTATGTGTTTAACCTTTTCCCAACTCGCTGGTTCGTGTTCTTGAACCCATAAGATTTTCGGTAGTGTAAATCCTTCTAAGGCTTTGTTTTTCGTGTGCTGTAACAACTTATCCCCCATTATTTCAGTGATTCGTTGACATTGTGCTGTCGTACGAACATCATTCCATAAAATAGCTGGTCTTACAACTTGATCTGCTTCATCCAAAAGAACTAAGCTGTGCATCTGTCCAGAAAAACTGATGCCTGCCAATTCCTCTTTAAGATCAGTCACTTCCTCTAATAATTCTTTCAATATTTGATCTGCTGCTTTGAGCCAATCCGCCGGTTGTTGCTCGCTATACCCCATCTGCGGATTGCTCATAGGGTAAGAAGCAACTGCTTCTGCCACTAACTTTCCTTTTCGATCAAACACTAGGCCCTTCAAGGCACTTGTTCCTAGATCTAAACCTAATACATACATGAATCGTTCCCCTTTCCGACAAAAACAAGCGAAAGAAACAGTCCGTTCCATCAAGACACCGCCTGTTCCTTTCCACTGATTACATACGCTTTTTATTCTGTTTCTTCTGTACTTTCTACCGAAGAATCTTCTACTGAGTCTGTTTTCACTTTACTTTTTTCTTTTCCATACTCTTCTAACTCTTCCGCTAACACATAGTTGACATCGATCGGAATCGTTGCGTCAATTGTTTCACCGTCGATTGCTTTCACTAAATTCTCGATCACTTGATAACCGATTTGGTACGCATCTTGGTCAACAATCGCTGTGATTCGTTCGTCCGCTACTCCGCTTAACCAAGTGTCCGTATAATCAAATCCATAATGAAGCACTTGTCCTGCTTTTCCTTGAGATTCTAACGCACTCATCACACCAACATTCGGCCCTTCTGAACCTAATGAAAAGACAGTGACTAAGTCTCTATTCGCCGCAATGTAGCCTTCTAATTGTTTTTTAGATTCTGATGGTTGATCATTGTCTTGAATCGTCGCTAAAAACTTAAAGTTCTCAGCATCTTTTCCATAGATCTCTGCAAAACCTTCTTTCAGTCCTTTTTCACGATCGATCATAGTTGGTTGTGCGACGTCCACACAAACGATTGCGATCGAACCGCCGGTAATGCCTTTTGCCTTCATTTCTTCAGCAGCACGTAACCCTAATTCTTTTCCAGCTGAGACATTGTCTGTACCGACGTAAGCTGTCCGATCTTCTGGATTTTCTAAATCGGCATCAAAGGTGATGACTGGAATATTTTTATCCATGGCTGCTTTGATTGGATCAACAAACGCTTTTTTCTCAATCGGTGCAATGGCGATTCCTGCTACGTTTTTGGCAACTGCTTCTCTGATAAAGCCGATATGTTTCTCTTTCTTACTTGGTTCAGCAGAAGGAGATGTTTTCGTGACCAATGTATAGCCCAATTCTTGTGCCGCATCTTCTGCTCCTTTTTTCATGGGGTTCCAATAAGCTCCGGTGTCTACGATTGGAATGAAATACAAGGTCTTTTCACTATCTGCATCCGCAGAATCACTCGTACTACATCCTGTACCAACTAATAATAACGCAACGAACATACTGATGACCCAAAATGATTTTTTTAACATGGTCTTTTCACTCCTTAGGTTGTAATTATGACTGACGACTTGCTCGACGTTTCAAATAATCAATGATGATTGCTAAAATAATGACTAGACCGGTCACTGTATCTTGTAAAAATGAATTTACCCCCATCAATGTCAAGCCATTTTTAAATACTTGTAAGGTTAAGATACCTGCTACCGCTCCACCAATCGTGCCGATGCCACCGCTAAATGATGTACCACCCATGATAGCTGCCGCCATTGCGAACAAGTCTAAGCCATTCGCATCTTTGGAAGCGCCACCATTTAAATTTGAAACAATTAACAAACCAGCAATGGCTGCTAACATTCCTTCAATCATAAACATCTTGATGATATGTTTATCCGTATCGATACCGGATAATCTGGCTGCTTCTTGATTTGACCCTACCACATAGGTATATCTTCCTAGACGCGTATTTTTCATTATAAAAGCAAATACAATAATGATAATTAAAAAAATCAAGGCATTGCTTTTAAACATATCCGTGCCGATCGGCGTTTTCGCTAACCGATTGAACCACTCGTTTTCGGAACCGATAAATTGTTCGTCCGTGAAAAAGCCGAGCATCCCTTTGATGACATAACTTGTTCCTAACGTTAAAATAAACGAAGGCAAATCAAATTTCTTGATCAACAAAGCGTTCACCGCGCCTAACATTGCCCCTGTCAATAATGCTAGAAGCACAACGACTGGCGCAGGCATTCCTTGATTTGCCGCATATAAACCGAGCATTCCTGATGCCATTCCGACATAACCAATTGATAGATCCACATAGCCGCAAATCAAAATCATCGCATAAGCAACAGTTAAAATGCCTACCGGTGGAATTTGTTGGAAGAAATTTTCAATATTGAATGTGTTTAAAAAATTCGCATTTGCAATTGAAAAATATAGGACTAAAGCAATTAACACTAAATAAACAGAGTAGTTCATAAAAAGTGACTTGATCGTTAACTTGTTTCGTTTTTCCATCGTTCTCTCCTTTGTTTACATATCCTCTAACTGAAGAATCGTTAATGCTCATTAAGCGTAGCATAGGTCATAATCAATTCTTGCGCCTCATCTTTTCTGCCCTGATACTCAGCGACGACGACTTCTCCTGTAATCTCACCTTCACGAAAAACATGGATTCGATCGCAGATCCCTAATAATTCAGGGATTTCTGAAGAGACGATCAAAATCGTTTTCCCTTGGCGTGCCAACTCATTGATGATCGTATAGATTTCTGATTTTGCCCCCACATCAATACCTTTTGTCGGTTCATCAAAAATATATACTTGATTTGTGGTATTCAACCATTTTGCTAAAACGACTTTTTGCTGATTCCCACCAGAGAGACTGGCAACTGGACGCGCAATATCGCTGATCTTGATCTTCACGTCTTGTACAAACTGATGAGCCGTTTGATTAAGTGATTCATGTTTTAATACAAATCCACCTAGATTCGTTATCGTGATATTGTCTTGGATCGAGAGACCAAGAAACAAGCCTTGATGTTTACGGTCTTCCGTTAGTAGTCCAATTCCTTGACGAATCGCATCCACCGGTGACTTGATCACTACCGGCTGGTTCGCCAATTTGATTTCACCAGATTTTGCTCGATCTGCACCGAAAATCAATCGCATCGTTTCGGTTCGACCACTTCCTACTAACCCCGCAAAGCCCAATACTTCCCCTCGTCTTGCCTGGAAGCTAACATTTTTCACCCGCCCAAAAGAATCAGAAAGATTCAAAACTTGTAAGTAAGTTTCTCCTAATTGGGTAGGTTGTTTCGGATACAGATCGTTGATTTCTCGCCCAACTAAGCGAGCGATGATCGCTTCTTCAGACAAGTTTTTCACTTCATCGGTCAAGATATATTCTCCGTCGCGCATGATCGTGATTCGTTCACCTAATTCAAAGATCTCTTTCATCCGATGAGAGATGTAAATACTTGATACACCTTTTTCCTTCAATCTGCGAATGATAATAAACAAAACTTCGACATCTTTTTCAGACAAAGAAGTCGTCGGCTCATCAAAAATGATCACTTTAGCATTCAAACTAAGCGCTCTGGCAATTTCAACTAATTGTTTATTGGCAGTAGACAGCGAAGCAACCAGTGTAGTAGGAGAAATCGCAGATCCCACTAGATTCAGCCATTGTTGCGTGTCTTCATATAATTTTTTGAAGTCAACAATTCCTAGCGCCTTATTCTTATAGGGCAAACGACCAATAAAAATATTTTCTGCCACAGACAAATCTTCTGCTAGATTCAATTCTTGATGAACAAAGGCAATCCCTAATTCTTGTGCGAAGTCAGGAGTCATTTTAGGGATTTCTTTCCCTTCAAATATGATTTCTCCTTCGTCCTTATCAATCAATCCCGCAAGAATGTTCATTAAAGTAGACTTACCGGCTCCGTTTTCTCCCATAAAAGCATGGATCTCGCCTTTATTTATCTCAAGTCTTGCTTTTTTCAAGACGTGGACAGGGCCAAAACTTTTTTCAATATTAGACATTGAAAATAAACGTTCTTTTTCCATGAAAGATCTCCCCTCTTACTCCTGAAGCGACCACACTGTCCTATTCACTTTGCTTTTCCCGATAATCAAAATAATCAAAAACAGCTGGCAAATCATATCCTGAGTAATCGATGTTGACCATTCCCACAAACGCACCCGTAAAAAATCCACCATGGGTTTGGTTGACATATTCATCGGATAGTACTTTTGCGTCTAACTGGATCGCTAATTCGATCCATGTTTTTCCGTCAAACGAATAAGCATATGTGTAAGTTTCTCTTCTGACGATCGTTTTGAAATAAACAACTGTTACATCCTCTGGAATTGGAATGACCTGTTCCTGCAAATAACTTTTGAATACGCCTTGATTATTCTCAGTGAGTTCAATGACACGACCTTTTTCTTCATGCCAAGTCACTTGGATCATTGACCAATGTTGCGAATTGTAATAATTCGTCAGCCCTGCCATTTGCTGGAAGGTCGTTGGCGAATAGCTCAATGCAGTTTCTGCTTCAAACTCAAATGCTTGCCAACGTCTAGCAACTAGGGAGTTTCCATGTGTATTGGCTAAACTTCCGGCACCTCGTAATGTCAGCTTTCCATCTTTCAAGATGCCGATGTCCTTCGTAAAAGGGACACGTACTGTTTGAAATTGTGGTGGCAGTTCGCTTTGTTCGAAGTTAGTCCTTTCTGGCAGTTTTTCATAAGGGTGAGGTGCCACTCCTTTAGGTGCTTCCACCTCCATGCTCCCTTGTTTTCCACCAACAATTTCTGGCCACAATTCTTTAGACCATGTCACTTTTTGGATCGCTGTTTCTCTGCCTAATGTACACCAGCCACGAGGATCATGGATGGATTCATTTTTGTGATGCCACGGTCGACCAGTCAAATGGGCAAAATACCATTCGCCTTCTGGTGTATCGACTAATGCACCATGCCCGCATTTTTGCAGTGGATTTTCTGGAGAGTCATAGGCAGTTAAAAAGGTCTCTGCTTGGCTTTCAAAAGCTCCTTCTAAAGTTTTTGACCGTGCCACTACTTCTTGGTGCGTATAGACGGTACCACCTTCTGCACAAAACAAATAATAATAACCAAATAACTTATACAGATGTGGGCCTTCCACTAATTTCACGTCAGTACCTTTCCAAATGATCTTACCTGTTTCCGGCAGTAGACGTTGCTCTTCTACTGAATATTCGGTGCATTTGATCCCATTAAATGGATGATGGTATTCGCGATGATCCCATTCCATTTGAACTAGGTATTTGCGGCCATCGTCATCATGGAAAAGAGAAGCATCGAAGCCGACACCGTTCAACCGGATCGGTTGACTCCATGGACCAGTGATCTCTTCTGCGGTAGTCAAATAATTTGTACAATCTTTGAACGCTCCATTGACCACTTTGACATCGGTATAAACTAACCAAAATTTCCCATCCGCATAAGAGAGATCGGGCGCCCAAATCCCTCCTGAATCTTCATTGCCCTTCATATCTAACATCTCGACAGAAGCCAATGGACGTGCCACTAAACGCCAATTCATCAAGTCCTGCGACTCATAGAGCTGAACGCCTGGAAACCATTCAAACGTTGAGTTGGCAATGTAATATGTTTCTCCCACACGCACAATAGACGGAT from Enterococcus mundtii includes the following:
- a CDS encoding ThuA domain-containing protein; translated protein: MIALLGDSYHPHDPLVNYFQGISKYFPQELKMTDLTIEQLTKALHEQPDLFLLSKENRLAPETNDAFWLNETYDQLITEYVASGGSLIAYHSGLSSYPIHSAFSEMLRGRFLHHPKPTEVTYREPNGKSYKIWDEHYFTEVAIGETEVLMHSYSHYGESIAAWRHLYGKGKVFCMTPTHFSEGLQHEGNQKVLFDGISWCLEST
- a CDS encoding sugar ABC transporter substrate-binding protein translates to MLKKSFWVISMFVALLLVGTGCSTSDSADADSEKTLYFIPIVDTGAYWNPMKKGAEDAAQELGYTLVTKTSPSAEPSKKEKHIGFIREAVAKNVAGIAIAPIEKKAFVDPIKAAMDKNIPVITFDADLENPEDRTAYVGTDNVSAGKELGLRAAEEMKAKGITGGSIAIVCVDVAQPTMIDREKGLKEGFAEIYGKDAENFKFLATIQDNDQPSESKKQLEGYIAANRDLVTVFSLGSEGPNVGVMSALESQGKAGQVLHYGFDYTDTWLSGVADERITAIVDQDAYQIGYQVIENLVKAIDGETIDATIPIDVNYVLAEELEEYGKEKSKVKTDSVEDSSVESTEETE
- a CDS encoding glycoside hydrolase family 43 protein — encoded protein: MKIKNPVLTGFHADPSIVRVGETYYIANSTFEWFPGVQLYESQDLMNWRLVARPLASVEMLDMKGNEDSGGIWAPDLSYADGKFWLVYTDVKVVNGAFKDCTNYLTTAEEITGPWSQPIRLNGVGFDASLFHDDDGRKYLVQMEWDHREYHHPFNGIKCTEYSVEEQRLLPETGKIIWKGTDVKLVEGPHLYKLFGYYYLFCAEGGTVYTHQEVVARSKTLEGAFESQAETFLTAYDSPENPLQKCGHGALVDTPEGEWYFAHLTGRPWHHKNESIHDPRGWCTLGRETAIQKVTWSKELWPEIVGGKQGSMEVEAPKGVAPHPYEKLPERTNFEQSELPPQFQTVRVPFTKDIGILKDGKLTLRGAGSLANTHGNSLVARRWQAFEFEAETALSYSPTTFQQMAGLTNYYNSQHWSMIQVTWHEEKGRVIELTENNQGVFKSYLQEQVIPIPEDVTVVYFKTIVRRETYTYAYSFDGKTWIELAIQLDAKVLSDEYVNQTHGGFFTGAFVGMVNIDYSGYDLPAVFDYFDYREKQSE
- a CDS encoding MutS-related protein — protein: MSQTEFIMLLIVGIIGILIVLEINSRKKLRADVRYKWGKLPYQVRFDKEESLKEAWQTEKKFRTWDSEVDDLTWYDLDMFEVFETVNHTYSSVGSEALYQRLRNFDFGQDQRLEKLITFYQENPKLREEIQYQFARLGKKDRNFAKQYLADGKSKRIGHIGLFAFLGMLPLIGLGLFLLGQVIGIYIAIISVLFNTVYYLIKKQTLETELNSMSYLVSTISAAKKIATFATPLQAELQKNVQPLKEIPKFGFSFRVKNGSEAELFFDYFNMMFMLPFISYHFVISRLEKKTEQAIQLWQLLGELEVAAAVLNYRTYMPYSCQPVFAEGGIMAEDTYHPLIAEAVVNPIDWQQNTLVTGSNASGKSTYVKSIAINCILAQTIQTTLAESFTIQPGHVLTSMAIEDNLFEGDSYFVSEIKSIKRLLQQVETKERCYCFVDEILKGTNTIERIASSAAIVNWLSDYPSLAFVATHDIELTEILKKDCANVHFEEQVTPEKGISFDFKLKQGPAKTRNAIALLDVLKYPTAIVKEAQAEAAFFDQHRQWRVVE
- a CDS encoding ABC transporter permease, coding for MEKRNKLTIKSLFMNYSVYLVLIALVLYFSIANANFLNTFNIENFFQQIPPVGILTVAYAMILICGYVDLSIGYVGMASGMLGLYAANQGMPAPVVVLLALLTGAMLGAVNALLIKKFDLPSFILTLGTSYVIKGMLGFFTDEQFIGSENEWFNRLAKTPIGTDMFKSNALIFLIIIIVFAFIMKNTRLGRYTYVVGSNQEAARLSGIDTDKHIIKMFMIEGMLAAIAGLLIVSNLNGGASKDANGLDLFAMAAAIMGGTSFSGGIGTIGGAVAGILTLQVFKNGLTLMGVNSFLQDTVTGLVIILAIIIDYLKRRASRQS
- a CDS encoding ABC transporter ATP-binding protein; the encoded protein is MTYALEINELRKIYGTGVEALRGIDLTVEEGDFYALLGPNGAGKSTTIGIITSLVNKTSGKVKVFGYDLDTDLVRAKQQIGLVPQEFNFNPFETVQQIVVNQAGYYGVSRNEALKRSEKYLKQSNLWEKRNVRARMLSGGMKRRLMIARALMHEPKLLILDEPTAGVDIELRREMWEFLRELNNAGTTIILTTHYLEEAEMLCRNIGIIQSGELIENTSMKALLSKLQFETFIFDLAPYDKKPEIIGYTSILEDERTLAVEVERDQGVNGIFEQLSAQGIKVLSMRNKSNRLEELFLKITEETYHMEATKKNV
- a CDS encoding sugar ABC transporter ATP-binding protein is translated as MEKERLFSMSNIEKSFGPVHVLKKARLEINKGEIHAFMGENGAGKSTLMNILAGLIDKDEGEIIFEGKEIPKMTPDFAQELGIAFVHQELNLAEDLSVAENIFIGRLPYKNKALGIVDFKKLYEDTQQWLNLVGSAISPTTLVASLSTANKQLVEIARALSLNAKVIIFDEPTTSLSEKDVEVLFIIIRRLKEKGVSSIYISHRMKEIFELGERITIMRDGEYILTDEVKNLSEEAIIARLVGREINDLYPKQPTQLGETYLQVLNLSDSFGRVKNVSFQARRGEVLGFAGLVGSGRTETMRLIFGADRAKSGEIKLANQPVVIKSPVDAIRQGIGLLTEDRKHQGLFLGLSIQDNITITNLGGFVLKHESLNQTAHQFVQDVKIKISDIARPVASLSGGNQQKVVLAKWLNTTNQVYIFDEPTKGIDVGAKSEIYTIINELARQGKTILIVSSEIPELLGICDRIHVFREGEITGEVVVAEYQGRKDEAQELIMTYATLNEH
- a CDS encoding ABC transporter permease, with the protein product MFNLYFTALKSLAIKETNRYMRIWVQTLVPPVITTSLYFIIFGKMIGGRIGDMGGFSYMEFIVPGLIMMSAITSSYSNVSSSFFSQKFQKNIEEILVAPVPTHVIIWGFVIGGLGRSVLVGALVTMISLFFVPLHVYSWTIVVLTLLMTAILFSLAGLINGIFAQSYDDVSIVPTFVLQPLTYLGGVFYSISMLPPIWQAISKVNPIVYMISSFRYGFLGTTDVPIVISIAILVLFIVVLYSTCWYLINKGRGLRS